A region from the Triticum aestivum cultivar Chinese Spring chromosome 3D, IWGSC CS RefSeq v2.1, whole genome shotgun sequence genome encodes:
- the LOC123079780 gene encoding ethanolamine-phosphate cytidylyltransferase, which produces MMMGLLAFENNQGLWNGGYYSQFFGIGGVMVTVAILWLSTGYFGGIGAPFAPYFWPYLGQVPKKKERQRPVRVYMDGCFDLMHYGHANALRQAKLLGDQLVVGVVSDEEIVANKGPPVLSMEERLTLVSGLKWVDEVIPNAPYEITEEFMNTLFSKYNIDYIIHGDDPCLLPDGTDAYALAKKAGRYKQIRRTEGVSSTDIVGRILQTFKHKEGVNENAGVESCDQMKTQLSNFLPTSRRIMQFSNGQAPSPGARVVYIDGAFDLFHAGHVEILRSARQLGDFLLVGVHDDQSIREKRGYPPIMHLHERTLGVLACRYVDEVIIGAPLEVSRDMITTFNISLVVHGTVVEGGSASEVDPYALPKSMGIFQVVTSPKTITSVSVATRIIDNHEAYKKRNLKKKASEDKYYTQKKFVYGD; this is translated from the exons ATGATGATGGGTTTGCTGGCATTTGAGAACAACCAGGGGCTCTGGAATGGCGGATATTATTCACAGTTTTTTGGAATTGGAGGAGTTATGGTGACTGTTGCAATTCTTTGGTTATCTACGGGTTATTTTGGAGGAATTGGTGCTCCTTTTGCTCCATACTTTTGGCCATATTTAGGACAAGTCCCCAAGAAGAAGGAACGGCAAAGGCCCGTGAGAGTCTACATGGATGGATGCTTTGACCTCATGCACTATGGCCACGCAAACGCGTTGCGACAGGCCAAGTTGCTGGGAGATCAACTGGTAGTGGGCGTTGTCAGTGATGAGGAGATTGTGGCGAATAAGGGCCCGCCCGTGCTTTCGATGGAAGAGAG GTTGACACTTGTTAGTGGATTAAAGTGGGTGGATGAAGTCATACCCAATGCACCCTATGAGATTACAGAGGAATTTATGAATACCCTCTTCAGTAAATACAACATTGATTACATTATACATGGAGATGACCCTTGTCTTCTACCTGATGGAACGGATGCTTATGCCTTAGCAAAGAAGGCCGGACGATACAAGCAAATCAGGCGTACTGAAGGTGTCTCAAGCACCGATATAGTCG GGAGAATATTGCAAACATTCAAGCATAAAGAGGGTGTTAACGAGAATGCTGGAGTGGAATCATGCGATCAGATGAAAACCCAGCTATCCAATTTTCTTCCAACTTCCCGCCGGATAATGCAGTTTTCAAATGGGCAG GCTCCTTCGCCAGGTGCTCGTGTTGTTTATATAGATGGTGCATTTGACCTTTTCCATGCTGGTCATGTTGAG ATCCTTAGAAGTGCTAGGCAACTTGGTGACTTCCTTCTAGTCGGTGTTCATGATGATCAGTCCATCAG GGAAAAAAGAGGCTATCCTCCTATCATGCACCTCCATGAGCGTACCCTTGGTGTACTTGCCTGTCGCTATGTTGACGAAGTTATAATAGGCGCACCATTGGAGGTTTCAAGGGATATG ATCACTACATTCAACATTTCATTGGTTGTGCACGGGACAGTAGTCGAGGGTGGTTCTGCT AGTGAAGTTGATCCGTACGCCCTTCCAAAGAGCATGGGTATTTTCCAAGTAGTCACAAGCCCCAAAACAATAACATCTGTTTCGGTCGCTACAAGAATAATTGATAACCACGAAGCGTACAAG AAAAGAAACTTGAAAAAGAAGGCGAGTGAAGACAAGTACTACACGCAAAAGAAATTTGTCTACGGAGACTAA